GTCGACCCCGGCGCCGGTGTCGGTCACCCGCATCACCAGTTCCGAGCCCGCGCCGCCGGCCACGTCGGTGTACGCCGCCACCGTGACCCTGGAGGGCGCTCGGCCCTGGGCCGCGTCCACCGCGTTGTCGACCAGGTTGCCCAGGATCGTCACCAGGTCCCGGGCGGGCAGGGACGGCGGCAGCAGCCCGTCGTCCAGTCGGCTGTCCTGCGACACCACCAGCTCCACTCCCCGCTCGTTCGCCTGCGCCGTCTTGCCCAGCAGCAGCGCGGCCAGCACCGGCTCGCTCACCGCGGCCACCACCTGGTCGGTCAGCGCCTGCGCCAGCTCCAGTTCGGCCGTCGCGAAGTCCACGGCCTCCTCCGCGCGCCCCAGCTCGATCAGCGAGACCACGGTGTGCAGCCGGTTGGCCGCCTCGTGCGCCTGCGAGCGCAGCGCCTGGGTGAAGCCGCGCTCGGAGTCCAGCTCGCCCGTCAGGGACTGCAGCTCGGTCACGTCCCGCAAGGTCACCACGGTTCCCCGGTGCTCGCCGCCGGAGACCGGCGAGGTGTTGACCACCAGCACCCGCTCGGCCGTCAGGTGCACCTCGTCCACCCGGGGCTCCGACGCCAGCAGCGCCCCCGTCAGCTGCGCGGGCAGTCCCAGGTCGGCGACCGAGGCGCCCACCACCTCACCCCTCACGCCGAGCAGCTCCCGTCCACCGTCGTTGATCAGCGCCACCCGGTGCTGTCCGTCCAGCATCAGCAGACCTTCGCGCACCGCGTGCAGTGCCGCCTGATGGTAGTCGTGCATCCGGCTCAGCTCGTCCGCGTTCATGCCGTGGGTGTGCCGGCGCAGCCGGGCGTTGATCACGTAGGTGCCGACCGCGCCGAGCAGCAGCGCGCCGGCCGCCACCGCGAGCAGGGCCGTCAGCTGCTCCTGCGCCCGCTTGCTGATCTCCTCGACCTTGATGCCGGCGCTGACCAGGCCGACGACCCGCCCGCCGTCGTCGACGGGGGTGACCGCCCGCACCGACGGCCCCAGGGTGCCGGTGTAGGTCTCGGTGAAGGTCTCACCCCGCTGGGCGCGCTCGATGTGCCCGCGGAAGAGACGCCCGATCTGCCGGGGGTCGGGATGGGTCCAGCGGATGCCCTCCGGATCCATGATCGTCACGAAGTCGACGCCCGCGTCCCGCATGACCCGCACCGCGTACGGCTGGAGCTGCGCCGTCGGGTCGGGGGTGCGGATCGCGTCCAGCACGGACGGCGAGTCGGCGATCGCCAGCGACACCGACCTGGCCTGCCGCCCGGCCGCGTCCTCGGCCTGCTGCCGGTCGCTGACGTAGGTGAACAGCGCGTACCCGGCCACCACGACCGCTATCAGCACCGCCTGCATGGCGAAGAGCTGACCGGCCAGGCTACGGGGTCCGGGAACGGGGAGGCGCATGCCGTCAGTCTCCCTCTTGGCTGATCGGTGAACTAAATGAACGCAAGGGTGACCGCGCTCACAGCCCGGGAGATAGTCACCGCGTCCCCGAAACAAACCCCCGGACGTGAGCCGCACGCCGGTGATGCCGACGACGTCGTCAAGGAGGGCCGCCGTGACCAGCGAAGCCGCTACGGCACCTGCCGCACCCAAAGCCAAGCGCGACCGCACGCACTATCTCTACATCGCCGTGATCATCGCGGTCGCCCTCGGTGTCGCCGTCGGTCTCGCCGCCCCCGACTTCGCGACCGAGCTGAAGCCGCTGGGCACCGGCTTCGTGAACCTGATCAAGATGATGATCTCACCGATCATCTTCTGCACGATCGTGCTGGGCATCGGCTCGGTCCGCAAGGCCGCCAAGGTCGGCGCGGTCGGCGGTATCGCGCTGGCCTACTTCCTGGTGATGTCGCTGGTGGCCCTCGCCATCGGCCTGGTCGTCGGCAACATCCTGGACCCGGGCACGGGCCTCGCGGTCACCGACGCCATCAAGGAGACCGGCCAGGCGCAGGTCGACGCGGAGGCCAAGGGGACCACCGAGTTCCTGCTGGGCGTCATCCCGACGACCATCGTCTCCGCGTTCACCTCCGGCGAGGTCCTGCAGACCCTGCTGATCGCGCTGCTCTGCGGCTTCGCCCTGCAGGCCATGGGATCGGCCGGGCAGCCCGTCCTACGCGGCATCGAGCACATCCAGCGGCTGGTCTTCCGCGTCCTGGCCATGATCATGTGGGCCGCGCCGATCGGTGCCTTCGGTGCCATCGCCGCCGTCACCGGCTCGGCCGGCGTCGACGCGCTCAAGAGCCTGGCCGTGCTGATGCTCGGCTTCTACGTCACCTGCTTCCTCTTCGTCTTCCTGGTCCTGGGCGCGCTGCTGCGGATCGTCGCCGGTGTCAATGTCTTCTCGCTCTTCAAGTACCTGGGCCGCGAGTTCCTGCTGATCCTGTCGACCTCCTCCTCGGAGTCGGCGCTGCCGCGCCTCATCGCCAAGATGGAGCACCTGGGCGTGAGCAAGCCGGTGGTCGGCATCACCGTCCCGACCGGCTACTCGTTCAACCTCGACGGCACCATGATCTACATGACCATGGCCTCGCTGTTCATCGCCGACGCCATGGGCACGCCGATGTCCGTCGGGGAGCAGATCCCGCTGCTGCTCTTCCTGCTGGTCGCCTCGAAGGGCGCGGCCGGCGTCTCCGGCGCCGGGCTCGCCACGCTGGCCGGCGGCCTCCAGTCCCACAAGCCCGCCCTGGTGGACGGCATCGGCCTCATCGTCGGCATCGACCGCTTCATGAGCGAGGCCCGCGCCCTCACCAACTTCGCGGGCAACGCCGTCGCCACCGTGCTGATCGGCACCTGGACCAAGGAGATCGACCGGGGACGGGTGGACGAGGTGCTCGCCGGACGGGCCCCGTTCGACGAGAAGACGCTGCTGGACGACCACGGCGCCGCCGACGACACCGAGGACGCCGCGGACCTGCCCGAGCAGGGCGGCGAGAAGGAGCTGGCCAAGGCCTGAGGCGGCTTTGCGAACGCCCGCACACTCCGGGCGGCTGAGGTGCTCCCCCCGTTGCTCAGCCGCCCGGTCCCGGGGCCCCGCGCCGTTCGGCGCGGGGCTTCCTCGTCCTCGTGCCCGGTGCCGGGGCTTCCTCGTCCTCGTGCCCGGTGCCGGGGCTTCCTCGCCCTCGTGCCCGGTGCGAGGCTTCCCGGCCCGCACGTCCGGCGCCGGGCTTCTTGCCTTGACGTCCGCGTCAGGGCTTACGTTCGTCCGCATGCGAATCGGCGAGCTGGCCGCACGGGCCGGGACCACGACGCGGACGCTGCGGTACTACGAGTCGCGCGGCCTGCTGCCCGCGCGGCGCGCCGGCAACGGCTACCGGACGTACGACGAGGACGACCTGAAGCTGCTGCGGCAGATCAGGACTCTCCAGGACTTCGGGTTCGACCTGGAGGAGACCCGCCCGTTCGTGGAGTGCCTGCGCGCAGGGCACCCCGAGGGCGACTCCTGCCCGGCCTCCCTCGTGGTCTACCGGCGCAAGCTGGCGGAGCTGGACGCCCTGATCGAGCAGTTGTCGTCGGTGCGGGCGCAGGTCGGTGCGCAGCTGGCGCGAGCCGAGGCGGCGGTTCCGGGGGGTCCGGAGCCGAAATGCGAGCTGGGAGGGCACACATGACAGGCGACGGGGTGGCCGAGGTGACGGACG
This region of Streptomyces ambofaciens ATCC 23877 genomic DNA includes:
- a CDS encoding sensor histidine kinase, producing the protein MRLPVPGPRSLAGQLFAMQAVLIAVVVAGYALFTYVSDRQQAEDAAGRQARSVSLAIADSPSVLDAIRTPDPTAQLQPYAVRVMRDAGVDFVTIMDPEGIRWTHPDPRQIGRLFRGHIERAQRGETFTETYTGTLGPSVRAVTPVDDGGRVVGLVSAGIKVEEISKRAQEQLTALLAVAAGALLLGAVGTYVINARLRRHTHGMNADELSRMHDYHQAALHAVREGLLMLDGQHRVALINDGGRELLGVRGEVVGASVADLGLPAQLTGALLASEPRVDEVHLTAERVLVVNTSPVSGGEHRGTVVTLRDVTELQSLTGELDSERGFTQALRSQAHEAANRLHTVVSLIELGRAEEAVDFATAELELAQALTDQVVAAVSEPVLAALLLGKTAQANERGVELVVSQDSRLDDGLLPPSLPARDLVTILGNLVDNAVDAAQGRAPSRVTVAAYTDVAGGAGSELVMRVTDTGAGVDPAHADLVFQRGYSTKPADEGGRGLGLALVRQAVQRHGGTLTVAGAEGGGARFEARLPLDGTGPAGAPAAHAVPGRPTAGGTA
- a CDS encoding cation:dicarboxylate symporter family transporter, with the protein product MTSEAATAPAAPKAKRDRTHYLYIAVIIAVALGVAVGLAAPDFATELKPLGTGFVNLIKMMISPIIFCTIVLGIGSVRKAAKVGAVGGIALAYFLVMSLVALAIGLVVGNILDPGTGLAVTDAIKETGQAQVDAEAKGTTEFLLGVIPTTIVSAFTSGEVLQTLLIALLCGFALQAMGSAGQPVLRGIEHIQRLVFRVLAMIMWAAPIGAFGAIAAVTGSAGVDALKSLAVLMLGFYVTCFLFVFLVLGALLRIVAGVNVFSLFKYLGREFLLILSTSSSESALPRLIAKMEHLGVSKPVVGITVPTGYSFNLDGTMIYMTMASLFIADAMGTPMSVGEQIPLLLFLLVASKGAAGVSGAGLATLAGGLQSHKPALVDGIGLIVGIDRFMSEARALTNFAGNAVATVLIGTWTKEIDRGRVDEVLAGRAPFDEKTLLDDHGAADDTEDAADLPEQGGEKELAKA
- a CDS encoding MerR family transcriptional regulator; the encoded protein is MRIGELAARAGTTTRTLRYYESRGLLPARRAGNGYRTYDEDDLKLLRQIRTLQDFGFDLEETRPFVECLRAGHPEGDSCPASLVVYRRKLAELDALIEQLSSVRAQVGAQLARAEAAVPGGPEPKCELGGHT